The following DNA comes from Halalkaliarchaeum sp. AArc-CO.
TGACGGTGCTTCACTACGCGGAGGCGACACGACACGGGAAAGAGGACGGCAGGCCCTCGACGATCGCAACCGTCGTCGCCCGCAAGTCCTGCGGCGGTGCCCAGTCGTATCCCCCCGAGCGCGACATGCGTGACGTCCCCCGGGAGTAGTCGCCGGCGGACGGGAGCACCGAAAAGACGAAAGGAAGGCTTTACCGGCCTGACGGCGTACGGGCCGTCAAATGGTACTCGACGACCTCGGGAGCTCCCTTCGGGGGACGCTCAACGACCTCCGCGGGAAGTCCCGCATCGACGAGGACGACGTCGGGGAGGTCGTAAAGGAGATCCAGCGCGCCCTCCTGCAGGCGGACGTCGAGGTCGGGCTGGTTATGGAGCTGTCCGACAGCATCGAACAGCGTGCGCTGTCGGAGGACCCCCCGGCGGGAACGACCGCGCGCGATCACGTCCTGAAGATCGTCTACGAGGAGCTCGTCGATCTCGTCGGCGAATCCACGGAGCTGCCGCTGGAGCCCCAGACGATCATGCTCGCCGGCCTGCAGGGGTCGGGGAAGACGACCACCGCCGCCAAGATGGCGTGGTGGTTCTCGAAGAAGGGACTCCGGCCGGCGGTGATCCAGACGGACACGTTCCGCCCGGGCGCGTACGACCAGGCCAAGCAGATGTGCGAACGCGCGGAGGTGGAGTTTTACGGCGATCCAGACGAGGACGACCCTATCGAGATCGCCCGTGCGGGAATGGAGGCGACCGCAGACGCCGACGTCCGGATCGTCGACACTGCCGGCCGACACGCCCTCGAGGACGACCTCATCGAGGAGATCGAGGAGATCGAGGCGACGGTCGCCCCGGACGTCTCCCTGCTCGTGCTCGACGCCGCGATCGGGCAGGGCGCCAGAGATCAGGCCCGGGAGTTCGAGAGTTCTGTCGGCATCCAGGGTGTCGTCATCACGAAACTCGACGGGACTGCGAAAGGTGGCGGGGCGCTGACCGCCGTCAACGAGACCGACTCCTCGATCGCGTTCCTCGGGACGGGGGAGACCGTAAAGGACATCGAGCGGTTCGAACCCTCCGGGTTCATCTCCCGGCTGCTCGGGATGGGCGATCTCAAGCAGCTCTCCGAGCGGGTCGAACGCGCGATGCAGGAGACCCAACAGGAGGACGACGACTGGGAACCCGAGGACCTGCTGGAAGGGGAGTTCACCCTGAAGGACATGCAGCGCCAGATGGAGGCGATGAACCGGATGGGGCCGCTGGACCAGGTGATGGACATGATCCCCGGACTCGGCGGCGGGCTGATGGATCAGCTGCCCGACGACGCGATGGACGTCACCCAGGACCGGATGCGCCGGTTCGACGTCGCGATGGACTCGATGACAGACGAGGAACTGGAGAACCCCAGAATCGTCGGCCGATCGCGCGTCGAGCGCATCGCCCGCGGCTCCGGCGTCGACGAGGAGACCATCCGGGAACTCCTCGAACAGCACAAGATGATGGAGCGGACGCTCAAACAGTTCCAGGGGATGGGCGAGGGCGACATGCAGCGGATGATGAAGAAGTTCGGCGGCGGGGGCGGCGCCGGCGGCATGGGCGACCTCGAGGAGCTGGGCGGCGGCAAGGGTCCGTTCGGCTGACGCCGTGGGCCGAAACCCCGGCGACGGACGTGGCGCCAGTCGACGCCTCCGCGACCGCCTCGGAGGGCTCACACGCTTCGACGTCCTCGCGCTGACCGCGGCCATCTGGTTTCTCGGGAAGTTCCTCCGGTACGCGTTCCCGCCGCTTTTCGAACCGTTTCAGGGGACGTACGGCGTCTCGAACGCGGAAGTCGGCGCAGCGTTCACCGGGTTCATGCTCGTGTACGCCGCGATGCAGTTCCCCTCCGGCGCGCTCGCGGACCGGCTGGGATCGGTGCGGGTCGTCGTCGCGGGTGCAGCGCTTGCAGCGGTCGGGGCGCTCGCCGTGGCGGTCGGCTCCGTCGCCGGGGCTGCCGCCGGGTTCGGCGTCCTCGTCGCGACGATGCTCGTGATGGGTGGGGGGACCGGCGCCCACAAGACGGTCGCCATCCGGCTGCTCGCCCGCGTCTATCCGGCCCGGACTGGTCGGGCGCTGGGCGCGTTCGATACGGTCGGAACGTTCGGCGGCGTTGTCGCGCCGATCGCCGTCGTCGCGTTCACCACCGGGCTGCTCTCGGGGCTCCCGGGTGATCCCTGGCGATGGCTCTTCTTTTCGGCGGGACTCGTCGGCGTCGCCCTCGCGGTTGCGTTCCTCCGGCGGGTTCCCGGTCGACTCCAGGCCGAACACGCCGAGACCGAATCCGCCGTCGCGGAATCACCCGCCGCCGAATCCGCCGTCGGCGAATCAGCCGACGTCGATTCCGGCGATTCGGTCGACGACGACCGATCCGTCGAGGAGAAGACTGGCTCGAATCCCGCCCTCCGACGATACGTGAGGCTGTTTTCCGGTCGTCGTCTCGCCGCGTTCGTCGTGGTGACGCTGTCGTTTTCGTTCGCGTACAACGGACTGGTAGCCTTTCTTCCGCTGTATCTCACCCGCGAAGCCGGGCTTGCGGCGGCGACCGCCGGCGGACTGTACAGCCTGTTGTTTCTGGTCAGTTTTGTCCAGCTGTTCTCGGGGGAGGCGAGCGACCGGGCGGGACAGCTTCCCGTGATCGTCGCGGCGCTGTCGCTGGCCACGGCCGGCGTGCTCGCGTTGGTGCTGCTCCCGATCGGGGGCACGCCCGGGGGTGCCCTCGGTGTCGCGGTCGCGGTCGCGGTCGGCGGGATCGGGATGCACGGGTTCAGGCCGGTGCGGGGCTCGTATCTCATGGTCGTCCTGCCCGACGACATCGCCGGCGGCGCGCTCGGAGTCGTCCGAACCGGATTGATGGGGGCGGGCGCGGTCGCCCCCGTGATAATCGGGGTTATCTCGGACGGAGTCGGCTTCCGCCCCGCATTCGCGCTGCTCGCGGCCGCGATGGCCACGGCGGCGACGATCGCGGTCGGCCTTTGGCTCACCGCAGAGCGGGCGTGATCTCGAAGCGGACGGAACTGGTGTCCTTTTCACGCCGCGCCGACCACATCCGGTATGGACGAGGGTACGTTACGGCTCGCGACACGGGGTTCGACCCTCGCGCGCCGACAGGCGACAACCGTCCGCGACTCGCTGTCGAGCCGACGGCTCGACGTCGAACTCGTGGAGATCGAAACGCGCGGGGATCGAATCACCGACGAGCTGATTCATCGGCTGGGCCGGACGGGGGCGTTCGTCCGGGCGCTGGACGAGAAGGTGCTCGAGGGGGAGGTCGACGCGGCCGTCCACTCCATGAAGGACATGCCGACGGAGTTCCCCGATGACCTGGTCGTCGCCGGCGTCCCGGAACGGGCTCCCGCCGGTGACGTGCTCGTCACGCCCGACGGGACCCCGTTCGCGGAGCTTCCCAACGGTGCCACCGTCGGTACGTCGTCGCTTCGTCGAGGCGCACAGCTATCCAACGCGCGCCCGGATCTCGAGGTCGAACCGCTCCGTGGCAACGTCGACACCCGCCTGGAAAAGCTGCTCGCGCCGTCGCTGCAGCGGGAGCACGAACGGCGGCTGGAGGCCGAATCGGACGAGGCGTTCGACGAGGACGTCACGTTCGACCGCACCGCCGAGGAGTGGTTCGACGACCTGACTGAACTCGAACGGAACGCAATGGAACGGACGGTCGACCCGGAGTACGACGCGATCGTCCTCGCGGAGGCGGGCCTGCGCCGGAGCGGCCTGTTCGACGACGTCGAGACGGAGCGGCTCGAACGCTCGCAGTTCGTCCCCGCCCCTGGACAGGGAGCGATTGCGGTTACCGCCGCCGACCCGGACGTGATCGACCTGGTTCGGTCTCGCATCGACCATCCCCCGACGAGGATCACGACGACAGTCGAACGGACCGTCCTCGCGGAGCTGGGTGGCGGCTGCATCGCGCCAATCGGCGTCAACGCCATCCTGCAGGGCGAGTACGTCCACGCGCGGGCACAGGTGTCGAGCACCGACGGGGAGACGGTCATAAACGACACCCGGG
Coding sequences within:
- a CDS encoding signal recognition particle protein Srp54; this encodes MVLDDLGSSLRGTLNDLRGKSRIDEDDVGEVVKEIQRALLQADVEVGLVMELSDSIEQRALSEDPPAGTTARDHVLKIVYEELVDLVGESTELPLEPQTIMLAGLQGSGKTTTAAKMAWWFSKKGLRPAVIQTDTFRPGAYDQAKQMCERAEVEFYGDPDEDDPIEIARAGMEATADADVRIVDTAGRHALEDDLIEEIEEIEATVAPDVSLLVLDAAIGQGARDQAREFESSVGIQGVVITKLDGTAKGGGALTAVNETDSSIAFLGTGETVKDIERFEPSGFISRLLGMGDLKQLSERVERAMQETQQEDDDWEPEDLLEGEFTLKDMQRQMEAMNRMGPLDQVMDMIPGLGGGLMDQLPDDAMDVTQDRMRRFDVAMDSMTDEELENPRIVGRSRVERIARGSGVDEETIRELLEQHKMMERTLKQFQGMGEGDMQRMMKKFGGGGGAGGMGDLEELGGGKGPFG
- a CDS encoding MFS transporter — its product is MGRNPGDGRGASRRLRDRLGGLTRFDVLALTAAIWFLGKFLRYAFPPLFEPFQGTYGVSNAEVGAAFTGFMLVYAAMQFPSGALADRLGSVRVVVAGAALAAVGALAVAVGSVAGAAAGFGVLVATMLVMGGGTGAHKTVAIRLLARVYPARTGRALGAFDTVGTFGGVVAPIAVVAFTTGLLSGLPGDPWRWLFFSAGLVGVALAVAFLRRVPGRLQAEHAETESAVAESPAAESAVGESADVDSGDSVDDDRSVEEKTGSNPALRRYVRLFSGRRLAAFVVVTLSFSFAYNGLVAFLPLYLTREAGLAAATAGGLYSLLFLVSFVQLFSGEASDRAGQLPVIVAALSLATAGVLALVLLPIGGTPGGALGVAVAVAVGGIGMHGFRPVRGSYLMVVLPDDIAGGALGVVRTGLMGAGAVAPVIIGVISDGVGFRPAFALLAAAMATAATIAVGLWLTAERA
- the hemC gene encoding hydroxymethylbilane synthase; protein product: MDEGTLRLATRGSTLARRQATTVRDSLSSRRLDVELVEIETRGDRITDELIHRLGRTGAFVRALDEKVLEGEVDAAVHSMKDMPTEFPDDLVVAGVPERAPAGDVLVTPDGTPFAELPNGATVGTSSLRRGAQLSNARPDLEVEPLRGNVDTRLEKLLAPSLQREHERRLEAESDEAFDEDVTFDRTAEEWFDDLTELERNAMERTVDPEYDAIVLAEAGLRRSGLFDDVETERLERSQFVPAPGQGAIAVTAADPDVIDLVRSRIDHPPTRITTTVERTVLAELGGGCIAPIGVNAILQGEYVHARAQVSSTDGETVINDTRDLPVESHAEAAAEFADDLADRGAADLIDEARERAEGGDA